From Candidatus Zixiibacteriota bacterium, the proteins below share one genomic window:
- a CDS encoding SgcJ/EcaC family oxidoreductase: MRIQPSVTILLFIALTLSAYQPAAEQTKDDVAAIRALVEAWGAAAEAGDVARILACYNDDIVQMPPDAPANRGKQAIEEYYRGSLELFSVGVTWPVEGTEEIIVADGWAFHASEYISKFTPKAGGETIEAHGKIIEILKQQPDGSWKIAREIWNRNSPPDME; encoded by the coding sequence ATGAGAATCCAGCCAAGTGTAACTATTCTTCTATTCATTGCACTCACTCTCTCCGCTTACCAGCCAGCCGCAGAGCAAACCAAGGATGATGTTGCGGCGATCCGGGCCCTGGTAGAGGCATGGGGCGCGGCGGCTGAAGCCGGCGATGTTGCCCGGATACTTGCCTGTTATAATGACGACATCGTGCAAATGCCCCCTGACGCGCCGGCCAACAGAGGCAAGCAGGCCATCGAAGAGTATTACCGCGGTAGCTTAGAGCTGTTCTCGGTCGGGGTGACCTGGCCGGTAGAAGGGACCGAAGAGATCATCGTGGCTGATGGCTGGGCGTTCCACGCAAGCGAGTACATTTCGAAGTTCACTCCTAAGGCTGGCGGAGAAACGATTGAGGCGCATGGGAAGATCATAGAGATCCTTAAACAACAGCCCGACGGGTCGTGGAAGATCGCACGCGAGATATGGAACCGAAATAGTCCACCTGACATGGAGTGA
- a CDS encoding HAMP domain-containing sensor histidine kinase: protein MSPFFRIDDPLALNGLAAGLLLFQYIILAIIYYPRDKEKYRFFLYGCLAWTANLFYLWILDIGKNSPSFLPGSLSEAIVIILNTVTMFFFLAAAERQWRLNKKRHFVKLPVIYVASILALFIPLIEVLLKSKLSIAGDALAVSYGCAGLFVFGLAYHLYFRTNPVIYPSLTRGTIIYPIYFYALLQFGHFIPDIPLNNGQDAFCLHDLFHLAGMSAKIIHLLGLLSFSHYLFVTYAEYRVFYKEKSQLIADAQDALKVIRQLSHEIKTPKASFKLFIDIIKELPSTDKVELKSQSEKLAELAQKTVDVIDVFNKAIPDVDKGTSQKEKAIIDLNQLCNEAVRTLETVMLSNTAIRRKYEGDIWVEGHAAELHQVIRNLLKNAIEATKHCESPLVYLSTSVVSDETGTKYVKLLVCDNGPGVNDDIVDRIFQSGFSTKVGERGFGLEIARRITIKHGGTLNLTHSRGGRFGGAAFVLSLPHKSKRK from the coding sequence ATGAGCCCGTTTTTCCGAATCGACGATCCCCTAGCTTTAAACGGGCTTGCGGCGGGACTACTCCTATTTCAATATATAATCTTAGCGATAATCTATTATCCAAGGGACAAAGAAAAATATCGATTCTTTCTTTATGGATGTTTAGCATGGACTGCAAATCTATTTTACCTTTGGATACTTGATATAGGCAAGAATTCGCCAAGCTTTTTACCCGGTTCATTATCCGAGGCAATTGTCATTATTCTTAATACCGTTACTATGTTTTTTTTCCTCGCGGCAGCTGAAAGGCAATGGAGATTGAATAAAAAAAGGCATTTTGTTAAACTGCCAGTTATTTATGTTGCTAGCATTTTGGCACTTTTTATTCCTTTAATTGAGGTTTTGTTAAAAAGTAAGCTCTCGATTGCTGGCGATGCGCTTGCTGTGAGTTATGGATGTGCTGGCTTATTTGTCTTCGGATTAGCATATCACCTCTATTTCCGTACCAATCCTGTAATATACCCATCTCTCACGAGGGGAACTATAATCTATCCAATTTACTTCTACGCCTTGCTGCAATTTGGCCACTTTATACCAGATATCCCTCTTAACAATGGTCAAGATGCATTCTGTCTGCATGACTTATTCCATTTGGCCGGAATGTCAGCAAAAATCATTCATTTGCTGGGGCTATTGTCCTTTTCACATTATTTATTTGTAACTTATGCCGAGTATCGAGTCTTTTATAAAGAGAAAAGCCAGCTGATAGCTGATGCGCAAGATGCTTTAAAAGTGATCCGTCAATTAAGCCATGAGATCAAAACTCCCAAAGCCTCATTCAAACTGTTTATTGACATTATAAAGGAACTCCCATCGACCGATAAGGTTGAACTTAAGTCACAAAGCGAAAAGCTGGCAGAACTTGCCCAAAAAACTGTGGATGTTATTGATGTTTTTAATAAAGCAATCCCTGATGTTGATAAAGGAACTTCGCAAAAGGAGAAAGCAATAATCGATTTGAATCAGCTTTGTAATGAAGCTGTACGGACACTAGAAACTGTTATGTTGTCTAATACTGCTATACGAAGGAAATATGAAGGCGATATCTGGGTAGAGGGACATGCCGCCGAACTGCATCAGGTTATTCGCAACTTATTAAAAAACGCTATTGAGGCAACTAAGCATTGCGAATCTCCGCTTGTTTATTTAAGCACAAGTGTGGTCAGTGATGAAACGGGGACAAAATATGTCAAATTATTGGTATGCGATAACGGCCCAGGTGTAAACGATGATATAGTGGATCGGATTTTCCAATCGGGATTCTCGACTAAAGTTGGAGAAAGGGGATTTGGACTTGAAATTGCTAGACGCATCACTATAAAACATGGCGGGACCCTCAATCTAACACACTCACGAGGCGGTCGATTTGGGGGAGCCGCTTTTGTGCTATCCTTACCTCACAAAAGTAAACGCAAGTAA
- a CDS encoding response regulator translates to MSENNVLVLDDEANFTGLVTNYAKIKSIPAQSASNADEAIELLNKKTFYVILIDLHLGPGQQSGLDFAEYVRANYPQVILCIVTGNELNKNEMVRARNIGVDVIKKDHLDGNRLYSLMLGQWTSMPSQADTERKGIVGELKIRCDILEAQNVELKSVIDLLIEDLVDELKNLPNQKAEKIIAGTKRISTEELLDDLKKKNSRGIKIVRWYHSYLQLLRGKHVT, encoded by the coding sequence ATGTCCGAGAACAATGTTCTGGTACTTGATGATGAAGCAAATTTCACGGGGCTAGTAACAAATTATGCGAAAATTAAGTCGATCCCGGCACAATCAGCTTCAAATGCTGATGAGGCCATAGAATTACTAAATAAAAAGACGTTTTATGTGATCCTCATCGACTTGCATCTTGGTCCCGGGCAACAAAGTGGGCTTGATTTCGCTGAGTATGTCAGAGCAAATTATCCTCAAGTGATTCTCTGTATTGTAACAGGGAATGAATTAAATAAGAATGAAATGGTCCGTGCAAGGAATATTGGAGTAGATGTCATTAAGAAGGATCATCTGGATGGTAATCGACTATATTCCCTCATGTTGGGTCAATGGACGTCAATGCCATCGCAAGCTGACACTGAGAGAAAAGGAATCGTGGGAGAATTGAAAATCCGTTGTGATATTCTCGAAGCCCAGAATGTTGAATTAAAGTCGGTTATCGATTTATTAATTGAAGACCTGGTTGATGAACTCAAGAACCTCCCTAATCAAAAAGCTGAAAAAATAATCGCCGGAACGAAGCGAATTTCCACGGAAGAACTTCTCGATGACTTAAAAAAGAAAAACTCAAGAGGAATTAAAATAGTTCGCTGGTATCACAGTTACTTACAATTATTACGGGGGAAACATGTTACATAA
- a CDS encoding acyl-CoA mutase large subunit family protein, producing the protein MFEEFENPEFEKWQAEAERLIGDKYAGLLSESYKSEGLKLKPLFRQEDNKNILGIESLPGQSPFLRGAKTPTEKRNEWLISQESKCPTPEILNQILKDEIRHGATSLNIPMDRPSRLGFDPDETDIESVGREGVSLTTLDDSCAALSEIDISSYPIYLHVGINGLLHLAYLMALAKKNNIPSENVRGAIASDPIGEWLLQGTLPLPIENAFDELAAVTNWVDFQSSDLGTIWIHGEYIRNSGGTVMMELAYSMAAGVEYLRQMENRDIDISRVLPHIKFSFGIGSNLFLEVAKLRAVRLLWDKITDACGIPPDKRKIRIHATTVDYNKTRLDAYNNVLRLTTESFAGAIGGADSINVSPYNMYENSSDNDSRRLSRNIQLILKNEIHLDKIIDPGGGSYFIEHLTNNIARIVWEKFREIEKQGGLIESLKAGTLQVEIEKIEKKDASDFLSGKKVSVGVNKYIRSDEEHSEIDQSNSRIEINKRREQIGALKKSETYEKALDALSKNHTKLKTPECVDTLIAVASHGATIGDISKSIRRDLPQSVRITSLNIHRRSESLEKSGSDS; encoded by the coding sequence TTGTTTGAGGAATTTGAAAACCCGGAATTTGAAAAATGGCAGGCCGAAGCAGAGCGGTTGATTGGGGATAAATACGCCGGTCTATTGTCGGAATCCTACAAATCCGAAGGCTTAAAATTGAAGCCCCTATTTCGACAAGAGGATAATAAAAATATTCTCGGTATCGAATCTTTGCCCGGACAAAGTCCTTTTCTTCGCGGAGCAAAAACGCCGACGGAAAAACGAAACGAATGGCTCATCTCCCAGGAATCAAAATGCCCAACTCCGGAAATTCTTAACCAAATTCTCAAAGACGAAATCAGACATGGAGCGACTTCGCTGAATATCCCCATGGACCGACCCTCTCGTCTGGGATTTGATCCGGATGAGACAGATATTGAAAGCGTTGGACGCGAAGGAGTCTCCTTGACAACGCTTGATGATTCTTGTGCCGCCCTCTCGGAAATTGATATTTCTTCATACCCTATTTACCTGCACGTCGGAATAAATGGTTTGTTACATCTCGCTTATTTAATGGCTCTGGCGAAAAAAAATAATATTCCAAGCGAGAACGTTCGCGGCGCCATCGCTTCCGACCCGATTGGCGAATGGCTCCTGCAGGGTACTCTGCCGCTGCCGATTGAAAATGCTTTTGATGAATTGGCGGCCGTGACAAATTGGGTTGATTTTCAATCATCGGACCTGGGAACAATCTGGATTCACGGTGAATATATCAGAAACAGCGGCGGCACCGTCATGATGGAACTGGCCTATTCGATGGCGGCCGGAGTCGAATATCTCAGGCAAATGGAAAACCGCGACATTGATATTTCGCGCGTGCTACCGCATATTAAATTCAGCTTTGGGATCGGTTCCAATCTGTTTCTCGAAGTCGCGAAACTTCGAGCCGTCCGGTTACTGTGGGACAAAATCACTGATGCCTGCGGCATCCCTCCCGACAAACGTAAAATCCGGATTCACGCCACTACCGTCGATTACAATAAAACGCGATTGGATGCTTACAACAATGTTCTAAGATTGACCACCGAATCTTTTGCCGGCGCTATAGGAGGAGCCGACAGTATAAATGTTTCTCCCTATAATATGTATGAGAACTCGTCGGATAATGATTCCCGACGGCTGTCAAGAAATATTCAATTAATCCTTAAAAATGAAATCCATCTGGATAAGATAATTGATCCCGGGGGGGGCTCCTATTTTATCGAACATCTGACAAATAATATCGCCCGGATCGTCTGGGAGAAATTCCGTGAGATAGAAAAACAGGGTGGATTGATCGAATCATTGAAGGCGGGAACTTTACAGGTCGAAATTGAGAAAATTGAGAAAAAAGACGCCAGTGATTTTCTATCGGGTAAAAAAGTATCAGTAGGAGTCAATAAATATATCAGGAGCGATGAAGAACATTCCGAAATCGACCAATCAAACTCTCGCATTGAAATTAATAAACGACGTGAACAAATTGGAGCTCTCAAAAAGTCCGAAACTTATGAGAAAGCTCTTGACGCATTATCGAAAAATCATACTAAGCTAAAGACGCCCGAATGTGTTGATACATTAATAGCGGTTGCTTCCCACGGAGCGACTATCGGAGACATTTCGAAAAGCATTAGAAGGGATTTACCCCAATCAGTCCGCATAACATCGCTAAATATCCATCGCCGATCCGAATCTTTGGAAAAATCCGGGAGTGACTCATGA